Sequence from the Brachionichthys hirsutus isolate HB-005 chromosome 4, CSIRO-AGI_Bhir_v1, whole genome shotgun sequence genome:
TCGCCTGCAGCTGAAGAGGGTATGCCAACTACTCATCCAGACAAACATTCCAAGTCAACAGCTTCTACTACCTCATCACGCAATGAGGTTGGCAGACCTCAAGCTATCGGTGCCTCTGTGGACCTGGAAGTCAAAGCAGTGGACAGTGAAGGTTTGCAGTCGTCTCCTGTGATTCATACCGAGGAGGCATCAGTGCCATCGAAACCTTCCAAAACCAATGTGCCAAAATTTAGCTCCGGAACAAGGTTCATCCTTGGAGCGTCAGAAGATAACTCTTCAGATGAGGAACCAGTGGTTAACAAGCCTCCAAGTGGTGCATCTCAAATGCCGTTCTCCACCCACAAAGCTTCTCCCCAGCCGGCTTCATCTCCTTTACCACCGTCCAACTCCTCAGGCATGAAGTAAGACCTTGTTGCTCTCTCAGTAAAGTCAGTGTCAACTCTTACAGGAGAATGTACGGCTCTAAAAATCCATGTGAGTTGTTGAAAAGTCTAATCTGGAGTTTCTCACTCTGCAATCTGATACTGAAGCATCTCGCTCGTGCCAAATATCAGTCCAACTATAAATAGAGTTGTTTTGTACGGCCATGAGATGCCACTATGCTCCTCCTGTCCTTTCTCCACATGCTGCGTTTTATCGTCTGACAGCTTTTTACTGGACTTGATTTACTATTGTTGCACGCCAAACGCTTCAGCTCTATTTTTAGAAGACACTGAACCAGATGAGGCTACTCTGTGGTGCGTTTCTGCATCataatacagtaaaaaaaacaacaacaacaacaatgctgTATTCCTCCATTCATTTTTAGTTTGAGCATAGAGTTCTATTTTTATACAGCTAGGGTATATGATACCGTTGTGGGTCAAAGGTTTTGGTTAGTGTATAGGAGTTTTGTGGGACGCATCATGAGTCAGATTGAATCAGATCCGAATACTTCATTAATCCACCAGGGAAATTATTCAGTTGCCACTGCTCCAATATGAATGAATAGGAGATATTAAGAATTCTTCCTCTCCTAAATAGCACAGCTCAGCTTTAGATACACATTTTGGCAGCTCAGATGAATAATTACTTAAATTTaaatgcagttttcttttttttttttttaacaatgaaTTGTTTGGATTATGGTTGTTTCAAATGTGGGAGGGATAAAGGATAGCACGCCTGAGAAGAACGTTTTGTGTCTTTGCTTTGGACTCATAACAAAATCTGGTGTCGCTAATCCGGCACCTGGGACGGTAACGCAGGTCGCACGATGGGAAGGGAAATCATTTTCTCCCATATCTCTGAAGGTAGAGTCGATAGTTAGGCAACATGTGCCTGTGAACAGGAAGGACGCTCCTGGGACCAGACTGTAGTTGTGTAACCGAGCAGATGATGAAATAAGTAAGTTTTTTGCACGCTGTTGTGCTGGTGTTGCTTTATGAACAGATACTTGTGTGTTCAGGAAAGTTGGTCTGTCCTGTTATTCCTCATGCACAAGGATGAAGAGTGCACTGGAAAAGGTTATCAAAACCGCCTCCATAACAAGAGTGTAATCTGTATTTCCTGAGTGATCAGTCGGTGTTGGGGTTAAAGTTCATCATGCACAGACAAAATTGCACTTCAGTTTCATATTGTTGCTCACCGGTGCAACGTTGGGTATTTCTGAGTGAACATGGGACAGACGTTCCATAAGATGGTTTGTGGTGCAACAGCAACAGGACTTTGGGTTGAACAAGGTAGGAGCGAGCTGATAATCGAGGTTTGGAACAATAGAGAAGGTTATTGCAGCATCGATTCAAATTGCTTCTTgctaaatacaaaatatttactGTTTCAATGTAATTGTCTTTCAAAACTATATTTTTGCTCTGTGTTAGTAATAGCAATTTAACTATTATATTGATCTGGCAAACATCTCCAGACAAACGGTGAACCAGATGAGATGATCCATTTTGGAAGATTAAAATTGACCTAATCATTTTTTGTGCTATTAAATTACATTGACCAATAATTTGTGATGGATATCACTATTATTAGACTACTGTGTGCAATCATCTAAGAGTGCAGCGTGAACACAGTTACCTGTTAACATCacaataaatattcataaatacatttaaattaatcaCGCCCTGCTCTAAATAATCTCAAATTGAAATAGTCTTGACATTTACACATTGAACTAATAAAGAGTATTGATGAAAAATTAAAGACCTACATTTTCCAGATATCACCAGTATGAGCCAAAATGATGCATTTCATGTGTTTCGAGTaccagttttgtattttttattgcgGCTATAATTGATTGGAATGGCATTATTGCCGGATTGGACCAAGGTTCAGTTTGCATTAATGCTTTGTGGCTCAGCTGGTTGACGTCCAATTAAAAGGACACGAGCTGATAACGTAAGCCTTACTCAGAATAGTTCTGTGATCTGTTCAAGTAAAAGGCGTGCCTGTTGAGGAGctctgtagtgtgtgtgtgtgtgtgtgtgtgtgtgttttgtttttaactacCAGCGTTGTGACGTTCTGAAGGATGCAGCCTTCATTTTGCAGTTCAAACACACCCATGCGATTGCGTTTTGCTGTTTCATTGGGCAGCTTAATAAACCACTAGCTTCCCCACTGCAGGTCTAGCATGTCTGGTCTTCACCTGGTGAAGAAAGGACGTGAACACAGAACGATGGATCTACACAGGGACTTCACCGTGGCCTCTCCGGCCGAGTTTGTCACCCGCTTCGGTGGCAGTCGTGTCATTGAAAAAGTAAGAGTCACTTAACGACATTCCAATGTCCAATTATCTGTCTTTTGCAAAACTACACAAGGGGTGCCTGATTCTGTTCCAGGTACTGATTGCCAACAACGGCATAGCCGCAGTCAAATGCATGCGTTCCATCCGGCGCTGGTCCTACGAAATGTTTCGCAATGAAAGGACAATCCGTTTCGTGGTCATGGTAGCCCCTGAAGATCTGAAAGCGAACGCAGGTCACTGGGAACTTGATACTTGAAGTTCTTTTACTACCTGGCTGTTAGTCCCAAGCCATTATCACAGTGCGGCGTTGCTTCCCTTTGCCTTATAGAATACATAAAAATGGCAGACCATTATGTTCCCGTGCCCGGTGggcccaacaacaacaactacgcCAACGTAGAGCTGATAGTGGATATTGCTAAAAGAATCCTCGTGCAGGTACTGTTCACCTTTTGACACAAGCagtagtgttttttttatttgatcaataATAAACTGagggattatgtgtgtgtgtgtgtccatggcGCCAGGCTGTCTGGGCTGGATGGGGTCACGCTTCTGAAAATCCCAAACTGCCCGAGCTGTTGAACAAAGCAGGAATATCATTCCTAGGTGAAAATCAAGTGAAAGAAAGTTCCTATTATTCTTAATGGCGGTGTTCTCACTGCGTCTGATCCCATTGTGaactctcctctcctttcaggGCCTTCCAGTAAGGCCATGTGGGCTCTAGGGGATAAAGTAGCTTCTTCCATTGTGGCTCAGAGCGCTGACATTCCCACACTACCCTGGAGTGGATCAGGTGTTGCTTTACCTTTCATGCTTTTAAATACATTCACATGGATGTCTATGAACTCAATCGACAGTATATTATAAACTGTGATCAGGAGGTTCCTGTCTGTGCGCCTGTAATGCAAGAATATAATGCTTTAATATTCAAACCTCTGCTTGTCATGGTCTCCAGGTCTGAGAGTGGACTGGGCTGAGGAGGACCAAAGAATGGGCAACGTAATCAGTGTCCCCCCAGAGATCTACTCGCAGGGCTGCGTTCAGGACGTAGAGGATGGACTGACAGTAAGCGTACTTAACAAAGTCACATATCTGCACAACAGCTTCTTCAGCCATCTTGAGTTTCATGTTGTGTTTCTTTGCAGAAAGCTGACAAAATCGGGTATCCAGTTGTTATCAAGGCCTCTGCGGGTGGAGGCGGAAAGGGCATCAGGAAAGTGGAAAGTTCCGAAGACTTTCCCGGTTTCTTCAGACAGGTTTGTGTTATGTTCTTCACCTGCCTGATGCCTGACGGAGAATGAATGTGACTTGCTCTCCGAGTTAAGCACGTGTCTGTTTTGCTTTGAGTGAAGGTTCAGACAGAGGTACCCGGCTCTCCCATCTTCATCATGCAGCTGGCTCAGCATGCAAGACACCTTGAGGTTCAGATACTGGCTGACGAGTATGGAAATGCCATCTCTCTTTTTGGAAGAGACTGCTCCATCCAGAGGAGGCACCAAAAGATCATAGAGGAGGCTCCTGCCACCATAGCGGCTCCATCAACGTTCGAGCAAATGGAGCAGGTGAGTTCATGTCCGGAGTATGTATTTGTCTTCCCGTCCTCATTAACGCTGGATTGAGACTTGGACGTTTGCCTCTCCAGTATGCTGTGCGGCTGGCGAAGATGGTGGGCTATGTGAGTGCAGGCACGGTGGAATATCTCTTCTCCGAAGACGGAAGTTTCCACTTCCTGGAGCTGAATCCTCGCCTGCAGGTGGAACATCCCTGCACAGAGATGATTGTAGATGTAAACCTGCCTGCTGCCCAGCTTCAGGTAAACATCTGTCACTGGAACACAAAGAATTATTCAGGCACAACTCAACGTTTAGCTTTCCATGTTAACTCCTTGTCATCTCTGATAGATTGCAATGGGCATCCCTCTTCATAGAATCAAGGACATCCGGTTGCTTTACGGGGCGTCTCCTTGGAGTGACACTGTCGTTAACTTTGAGGATCCAAACTGTACGCCAAATCCAAGAGGACATGTCATAGCTGCCCGGATCACCAGTGAGAACCCCGATGAGGTGAAGTTCATTTGATCAACGCTTTCGAACACACAGCTTTGCCTCTGTGCTTGTAATTTGAACTGCTTACTTGTCATCCTAACTCGCAGGGGTTCAAACCCAGTTCGGGCACCGTGCAGGAGCTGAACTTCCGCAGCAGTAAAAACGTCTGGGGGTATTTCAGCGTGGCTGCAACTGGTGGTCTGCACGAGTTTGCAGACTCGCAGTTTGGACACTGTTTCTCCTGGGGCGAGAACCGCGAAGAAGCCATTTCgtaagcattttgtttttcttttttctgatgaGACCTGATCTTTAGTAATCAAATCACAGGACGTGTGAGCCTTATTGTTTAGCTCGGTATCTGTATGACCTCTTTGGTGGAGGTGATGATATGAAGTTAAATCTGTTCGTGTTTCTTCTAATCGGGTGTAATAACTGTCATGTGCTTCAGGAACATGGTGGTGGCTATGAAGGAGCTCTCCATCAGAGGTGACTTTAGGACCACAGTCGAATACCTCATTAAGTTATTAGAGACCGAAAGCTTCAGGAACAATGACGTCGACACCAGCTGGCTGGATCATCTCATAGCAGAGAAAGTACAGGTGGCTGAAGACTTCACAGTTCATGCATCATTACGCAACCTGCTTCGAGGACACCGAAGGGCTTTGCAGTTTCTCCATGAAGCCATTTGCTCTCTCCCTGCAGGCGGAAAGACCAGATACCATGCTGGGCGTTGTGTGTGGGGCTTTGCATGTTGCTGATGCGAGCTTCCAGAAGAGCATGTCTGACTTCCTACATTCACTGGAAAGGTGAGACGACACGGTCCTCACTGCGATTCTGACCTTAAGTTCTTTTCTGTAatttattcatgtaaatattgtCTGCCACACCTACAGAGGCCAAGTACTGCCTGCAGCCAGTCTCCTCAACTCAGTCAATGTTGACCTAATATATGGAGGAGTGAAGTACTGCCTCAAGGTATCTGCTTTATGTTCGTCACACTTTCCTTTGACTGAGACTTTCTACACTTTTTAAACAAAGAAATGTTCGCTGCTTCTGCCTGCAGGTTGCTCGCCAGTCTCCAACAACGTATGTCATCATTATGAATGGCTCCTACATTGAGATCGATGTCCACAGGCTGAGCGATGGTGGCCTCCTGCTGTCCTACGACGGCAGCAGCCACACCACCTACGCGAAGGAGGAAGTGGACAGGCAGGTGTTCACGGCGCTGCACATCTGGATTCATCCGTTTGTTGGTTtcacttgttttgtttgtgaatTGCTCCATCCTCACAGCTACCGCATCACCGTTGGCAACAaaacgtgtgtgtttgagaaGGAGAAGGATCCCACGGTGCTGAGGTCGCCGTCTGCTGGCAAACTGCTGCAGTACATGATTGAGGATGGCGATCACATCAGTGCAGGAGAGATCTATGCGGAGATTGAGGTGCGTGTGGCAGCATTTTGTTAAAACTGATCACGTGACACGCTGAACTGGTTCATGTTTATTAACGGTCTGGTTTCaggtgatgaagatggtgatgaCACTGACTGTGCAGCAGTCTGGGTGTATTCACTTTGTCAAGAGACACGGTGCAGTTCTGCAGCCTGGCTGCGTGGTGGCGCGCATGGACCTGGATGACCCCAGCAGTGTTCACCGGGTGAGATCAGAATCAGAGTACtgaagattttattttaacttgtaCCATTTTATAACAGTCCTGTAATAGTTTTTGCTCACGTTAGGACACTCTAACTTGTGTTTGCGTACgattttattcattaaattGCTATACGTGCTGCAAATGGTTATGTGTCTGTGTCCTCTTGCCTTCTGTCGCAGGTGGAGCTCAACACGGCCACGCTGCCACCCCAACAACCATTGCCCATGGTTGGGGAAAAGCTCCACCAGGTGTTCCACAGTGTGCTGGAAAACCTATTTAAAGTCATGGATGGCTACTGTCTTGAAGAGCCCTACTTCACCAGCAAGGTACACGGCAGACTTTCTGCCACTACGGCCTCTCCTTACCAGTTTCGTTCATTCTTGGTGCACGGTCCTGTCTGCAGATGAAAGAGTGGGTGGGCATCCTGATGAAGACTTTGAGGGACCCCTCGCTTCCGCTGCTGGAACTCCAGGAGATCATGACGAGTGTCGCGAGTCGCATTCCTGCTGGCGTGGAAAAAAACATCCGGAAAATCATGGCCCGCTACGCTAGCAACATCACCTCTGTCCTCTGCCAGTTTCCCAGTCAACGGGCGAGttcacagtgacatcacagggtTCTAAATATCAAAATAGTATTCTTTGTCATGACAGCATGATGAAGCTTCCCTTCATTTATTCCAGATTGCAAATGTTCTCGACAGCCACGCAGCGACCCTGCAGAGGAAGGCTGACCGAGAGGTGTTCTTCATGAACACGCAGAGTATTGTTCAGCTGGTACAGAGGTTGGTTACCTTTCTTAAAAaattagaacccccccccccatgaatatTATTGATATTGCATTGACACATTTGAATATGTTTCTCTCAGGTACCGCAGTGGAGTACGCGGCTACATGAAAACTGTGGTTCTCGATCTGCTGAAGCGATACCTGCAAGTGGAGACGCAGTTTCAGCAAGGTGAAACTCTATACGAGCTCTATATGAAAACGCCACATGAGGTATTTCTATTAACCTTTCTGTGGACACAATTGAATTCTTCTCACAGCTCATTATGACAAATGTGTTGTCAACCTGCGAGAGCAGCACAAGCCTGACATGAACCCTGTGCTGGAATACATCTTCTCTCACGCCCAAGTCTCCAAGAAAAACATCCTCGTCACAATGCTCATCGTAAGGCAGTCGCCAGCGTCAACCCCGGCGTGCATAAACGATCCTCTCAATGCCGACGTTTTACGTAGAGGCGCTTTGTACCCTGCGTAGGACCAGCTGTGTGGAAGGGATTCCACGCTAGCGGATGAGCTGATGTTCATTCTGAATGAGCTCACGCAGCTGAGCAAGATGGAGAACTCAAAGGTGGCTTTGAGAGCCAGACAGGTAAGACCGCCTGCGTCTCACTTACGTGCTATGCTAGTGGTATTTGATATCTCGTTTTCCATCAAGGTAAACTGGTAGACCGGATACCTGAACTCAAGgagtatatttatttatagtatATTTATAAGAGCTTCagtcttttctgtttctcttttttctttttcttcttctccttttccttctttgtCTGTCAATAAGTTATGCACCGCGTTTTTTAAATCAGGTACTTCGCCTGCAAAGGCTTGATGTCATGTTTCAAATCATAGGTCTTGATTGCTTCTCATTTGCCATCGTATGAACTGAGACACAACCAGGTAGAGTCCATCTTCCTGTCAGCCATCGACATGTACGGCCACCAGTTTTGTCCAGAAAACCTGCAGGTAGGTTTTGTCTGAAGAAACCTTATTGTGATCATTTGTTAAGTGTCACTCATTTGTTGTTATTCATTATTAGCTGACgtaacaaaataatttattttccctTTGTTACAGAAACTCATTCTCTCTGAAACATCCATATTTGATGTTTTACCCAATTTCTTTTACCACTCCAACCAAGTCTTGTGCATGGCTGCCTTGGAGGTACGGCCGTTGGCTTTTCAACGTGGGGCTTCTCTCTTTTTAATGAGCGAACATTAACGTGCTCTTTCTCGACATTAAGGTGTACGTGCGCAGAGCTTACATCGCCTATGAGCTAAATAGCATCCAGCATCGCCAGCTGCAGGATGGAACGTGTGCTGTCGACTTCCAGTTCATGCTGCCGTCGTCGCATCCAAACAGGTAACGCTTGTTACCTCTCGAGCCACGGAtgaagaacacattttcattaattattGAATTAGTACCGATGAAGCCCCCTCCACTTCTCAAACATAATATTGGCCTGATGGATCAATAAAGATAAATTGATAGAATGATTGCATTACTCATGTCTAACTGAACGATTGTAAATTGCTGTAGTCCAATCATATCGGCCCGAGTTACGCTCTAATCCTCCGCTATTGATATTCACTTGTCAATCATCCCATTTCAGGGGGAGCAGCCTTACTCTGAACAGGTAAAGCTCCTCCCCAACCAGTCAATCCATCTAAATGTGTATCTCAATGCATGTTGAATGCACTGTACtgctttttccttcttccttatGAAGCCAGAAACAATTTTTGGAAGCGCTCatgttttcttgttgcttctctcAACATGGAATGTAAAACTGAGCTTTTTGAGAGGTTGATGTTTCTCTTTTATTACATATTCCGCTCAGCAAGATGCCTCCACTCTTAATGATTGAATAGGGCCTTTAATCTCCTGCATCTGATTTTGATTCTTGATTTGCATCTCCTCTGATTAAGAAATAGGATCAATTGCTCTTAACCCCGCCTCCCCCAATTCATaatcaatttaatttcaatATATGAAATAATTTATCCACACTGTATGTAATTATAATCTTAAATTATGTCTCTCATGGTGGACAAACTTGGTGAGTTTTTGTCCAACAGTTAATAGTTAATTACACTAAATTTAGATCTTGCATATTTGCTTTATTAACGCTTAGcatgaatatttgtatttatatttaaaacagATCTCTCCATTTGATCATTCTGTGGTCTTGTCTTTTTCCCATTTTTAGACTTCCTCTGTCGGTCAACAGATCAGGTCAGGCAAAACTGGGACGTCAGACCAGTGACGTCTTCCTGGATGGAGCCTTGACTCCGCCCTGCCAGCGGATGGGCGCCATGGTGGCTTTTCAGTGTTTTATTGACTTCAAAAGGTCactttttgaatttattttaattctttttttgctcttgtaTTTAAGATGTATGTCAAAGtaaaaaatgctttttcatttgtttcttttttggttttgtaggaaTTTTGATGAAGTTCTCTCCAGCTTTGCAGAGCCACTCTTGGAAAGCACAATGTTCACAGAGGCCTCCTCTAGTACGTACGAGGAGGAAACCATTAAGGTGAGTGCTGCGGCTGTGGAGGGGTAGAGAAATCATACAGATTCTTTTGACATCATTGTTGCTACAGCCGCTGATTTCCATCTTCCCTACAGAATTCCAGGGAGAATCCAATCCACATCATTAATGTGTCCATAAAGACGGCAGACACGGAAGACGACAGTGCTTTGGTTGCAGCTTTCACTGCTTTTGCCCAGTCAAAGGTCACCATCCTTGCGTTGTTTCTGAACAAGCCTCTCATTAGTCATGACACACGGCAGAAATTAATGTGGGATTGTTGCagatttttattgttaaattgaatctgtttttgtttttttacagcgaGCAGCGCTCTTTGATTATGGAATCAGGAGAATCACTTTTCTGATTGCACAGAAGGTAATTCATCTTAATTGTGTACCTAATAATTTCtatatattcacacacattgTGATTTTGCTTTGTTATGTTCAATAAATATGCTACTGTTGCTGCTTTTGACAGATACACTCATTAATTTTCCTTGCTTTgttatcattattttttatttttgcaacagAGAGAATTTCCCAAGTTCTTCACATTCAGAGCTCGAGATGGGGTAAGGTTATTTCTTCTTCCATCTATGATTTAATAGATACTGTTGCTACAGTAGATGATGACTCTGACGATCCGTGCCTCTCCTCAGTTCCAAGAGGATCGTATTTATCGCAACCTCGAgccagcattagcatttcaGCTGGAGCTCAACCGCATGAGGAACTTCGACCTCACAGCTGTCCCCTGTGCCAATCACAAGATGCACCTTTACCTCGGTGCT
This genomic interval carries:
- the acacb gene encoding acetyl-CoA carboxylase, coding for MPTTHPDKHSKSTASTTSSRNEVGRPQAIGASVDLEVKAVDSEGLQSSPVIHTEEASVPSKPSKTNVPKFSSGTRFILGASEDNSSDEEPVVNKPPSGASQMPFSTHKASPQPASSPLPPSNSSGMKSSMSGLHLVKKGREHRTMDLHRDFTVASPAEFVTRFGGSRVIEKVLIANNGIAAVKCMRSIRRWSYEMFRNERTIRFVVMVAPEDLKANAEYIKMADHYVPVPGGPNNNNYANVELIVDIAKRILVQAVWAGWGHASENPKLPELLNKAGISFLGPSSKAMWALGDKVASSIVAQSADIPTLPWSGSGLRVDWAEEDQRMGNVISVPPEIYSQGCVQDVEDGLTKADKIGYPVVIKASAGGGGKGIRKVESSEDFPGFFRQVQTEVPGSPIFIMQLAQHARHLEVQILADEYGNAISLFGRDCSIQRRHQKIIEEAPATIAAPSTFEQMEQYAVRLAKMVGYVSAGTVEYLFSEDGSFHFLELNPRLQVEHPCTEMIVDVNLPAAQLQIAMGIPLHRIKDIRLLYGASPWSDTVVNFEDPNCTPNPRGHVIAARITSENPDEGFKPSSGTVQELNFRSSKNVWGYFSVAATGGLHEFADSQFGHCFSWGENREEAISNMVVAMKELSIRGDFRTTVEYLIKLLETESFRNNDVDTSWLDHLIAEKVQAERPDTMLGVVCGALHVADASFQKSMSDFLHSLERGQVLPAASLLNSVNVDLIYGGVKYCLKVARQSPTTYVIIMNGSYIEIDVHRLSDGGLLLSYDGSSHTTYAKEEVDSYRITVGNKTCVFEKEKDPTVLRSPSAGKLLQYMIEDGDHISAGEIYAEIEVMKMVMTLTVQQSGCIHFVKRHGAVLQPGCVVARMDLDDPSSVHRVELNTATLPPQQPLPMVGEKLHQVFHSVLENLFKVMDGYCLEEPYFTSKMKEWVGILMKTLRDPSLPLLELQEIMTSVASRIPAGVEKNIRKIMARYASNITSVLCQFPSQRIANVLDSHAATLQRKADREVFFMNTQSIVQLVQRYRSGVRGYMKTVVLDLLKRYLQVETQFQQAHYDKCVVNLREQHKPDMNPVLEYIFSHAQVSKKNILVTMLIDQLCGRDSTLADELMFILNELTQLSKMENSKVALRARQVLIASHLPSYELRHNQVESIFLSAIDMYGHQFCPENLQKLILSETSIFDVLPNFFYHSNQVLCMAALEVYVRRAYIAYELNSIQHRQLQDGTCAVDFQFMLPSSHPNRGSSLTLNRLPLSVNRSGQAKLGRQTSDVFLDGALTPPCQRMGAMVAFQCFIDFKRNFDEVLSSFAEPLLESTMFTEASSSTYEEETIKNSRENPIHIINVSIKTADTEDDSALVAAFTAFAQSKRAALFDYGIRRITFLIAQKREFPKFFTFRARDGFQEDRIYRNLEPALAFQLELNRMRNFDLTAVPCANHKMHLYLGAARVQEGAEVTDYRFFIRAIMRHSDLITKEASFEYLQNEGERLLLEAMDELEVAFSNTNVRTDCNHIFLNFVPTVIMDPSKIEQSVRSMVMRYGSRLWKLRVLQAELKINIRLTPTGNAMPVRLFLTNESGYYLDISLYEEVTDPTSGQVMFQSYAGKQGSLHSMFINTPYVTKDLLQAKRFHAQTLGTTYVYDFPEMFRQALFKLWGPGDQHPKDVLMCSELVPDSQGRLVQMNRLPGDNDVGIVAFRMNMKTPEYPEGRDIIVICNDITHMIGSFGPREDELFLKASELARAERVPRVYIAANSGARIGLAEEIKHMFQVAWIDPTDPYKGFKYLYLTPQDYTRISSTNAVHCHHVEEGGESRYIITDVIGKNDGLGVENLRGSGTIAGESSQAYQEIITISMVTCRAIGIGAYLVRLGQRVIQVENSHIILTGAATLNKVLGREVYASNNQLGGIQIMHNNGVAHTTVPDDFEGVFTILQWLSYMPKSQLSPVPVVPSTDPVDREIEYIPSRAPYDPRWMLAGRPHPTLRGAWQSGFFDHGSFMEIMGSWAQTVVVGRARLGGIPLGVIAVETRTVEFTVPADPANLDSESKVQQQAGQVWFPDSAFKTAQAISDFNHERLPLMVFANWRGFSGGMKDMYDQILKFGAYIVDALRGYRQPVLVYIPPQAELRGGSWVVIDPTINPLCMELYADRESRGGVLEAEGTVEIKFKVKDLLKTMRRLDPVCAGLVEQLASPGLSEKQLQEVESKLKAREDYLLPIYHQVAVQFVDLHDTPGRMQEKGVITDILDWKSVRTFFYWRLRRLLLEQVVKCDILKANKDLGDGHMQSMLRRWFAETEGTVKAYLWDNNQAVVEWLERHLSKEDGTPSAIRENIKYLERENTLKHIHRLLQANPDVAMDCIIHMSQNITPSQRAKLSHLLATMDNTGAS